In a single window of the Raphanus sativus cultivar WK10039 chromosome 9, ASM80110v3, whole genome shotgun sequence genome:
- the LOC130500248 gene encoding E3 ubiquitin-protein ligase UPL1-like produces the protein MATGRSASMPSRLRQLLSGEGSIGPSIRLDAEPPPEIKSFIEKVIQSPLSDIALPLSGFRWEYSKGNFHHWRPLFLHFDKYFKTFLSNRNDLLLSDNILGDEDPFPKNTLLQILRVMQIILENCPNKSSFDGLEHFKLLLASTDPDVLIAALETLAALVKISSSKLHRSGKLVGCGSVNSFLLSLAQGWGSKEEGLGLYSCVVANERNQEDGLTLFPSGLDNDHNEAASRIGSTVYFELRGHSAERISDGSSASSSSRVIQIPDLHLRNEDDLVLMKECLELYNVPPELRFSLLTRVRYAHAFRSSRTCRLYSRICLLAFVVLVQSSDAQEELASFFANEPEYTNELIRIVRSEEPIPGTIRTLAMLALGAQLAVYSASHDRARILSRSSISFAVGNRMILLNVLQKAVLSLKISSDPSSIAFVEALLQFYLLHIVSSSSSGSTIRGSGMVPTFLPLLEYTDPTHLHLVYLAVKALQKLMDYSSSAVPLLRDLGGVELLSQRLELEVHHILKLTGENNSDMVVGESSEINGDQLLSRKRLIKVLLKSLGSSTYTPGNANRSQSSQESTLPATLSLIYRNADKFGGDIYYSAVTVMSDLIHKDPTSLTSLFEMGLPEAFLSSVVSGILPSSKAIACIPNGLGAISLNSKGLETVKETSALRFLVDVFTSKKYVLAMNEAIVPFTNAVEELLRHVSSLRATGVEIIIEIVDRIACFGESDSSSSSVNLTESTAMEMDSDVKNINGVSHEQFVQLCIFHLIILLHRTMENAETSRLFVEKSGIEALLKLLLRPSIAQSSEGLSIALHSTIVFKGFTQHHSASLARAFCSSLRDQVKKALEGLQDLSGTFLLDRKLSPSCGIFSSLFLVEFLLFLAASKDNRWVTALLSEFANGSKDVLENIGHLHREILWHIAVYESSTLESQNTSTESEQTELSVNGTEGQRFSSFRQFLDPLFQRRTSGWSAESQFFDLINLYRDLGRASSGFQPRPISDGPSSSSDSSGNRELERDGSYYTSCCDMVKSLSFHITYIFQELGKAMLLQSRRREDTVNVSPSSKLVASSFASISLDHLNFEGHETAAEASRSTKYLYLGKVVDFIDAVLLDRPDSCNPVLINCFYGRGVIQTVLTTFDATSQLLFSINRSYSSPMETDDVKGKLDEKEDTDHAWIYGPLASYGKLMDHLVTSSFILSPSTKHLLVQPVENGNIPFPQDAETFVKILQSNVLKAVLPVWTHPLFTECSYDFVTALISIIKHVYSGVELKSSGGNGSARVTGPPPSETTISTIVEMGFSRSRAEEALRQVGSNSVELAMEWLFSHPEEIQEDDELARALAMSLGNSESDTKQNVLDETREQIEAEVVSLPPVEELITTCTRLLQMKEPLAFPVRDLLVLICSENNGEHRSGVISGLLNRIKDCCPVFDDTKNNLLSALLHVLALILHEDAGSREVALKAGIVRLVCDVLSKWDSGCIDKEKFNVPKWVTTGFLAIDRLLQVDQKLNTELIEELQKGETSLAIDESKQEKLQSVFGSPQLVDVDDQKKLIEIACTCIRNQLPSETMHAVLQLCSTLTRKHSVAVCFLDFGGVQGLLSLPSNSLFPGFDSVAASIIRHVLEDPQTLQQAMESEIKHALATLSNRHSNPRISPRNFLLNVNSVIARDPITFIQAARSICQVEMVGERPYIVLVKEKEKSKDKEKDKDKDRADKEKSQISNEVATTTPPGSTKAKVYRKPPQSFIVVVELLLDSICNFIPPAKDDMVEGDSTLADMDIDLASTKGKGIAVAATPEEKKAISQDMSASLAKIVFILKLLSEMLLMYSSSIHIILRRDAEINSLRGPQQKTGQVGGIFHHLLHKFTPYSRVKKEKKSESDWRQKLASRANQFLVGASVRSAEARKRIFSDISSIFNDFIDTSSALRPPVNEIHILIDLLSDMLSARSLTGSHMSSEASNTFVDAGLVKSLTRTLEVLDLDSVESPKAVTGIIKVLELVTKEHAHSADSNSKNENANKSSDQIQSGRGDTTADASEAGETMLRSNHDSMTADHAENFGGSHTYVGSEDVTDDMEHDQDLDEGFAAGGDDYMQEAAEDARGLENGIGSMGIEFEMHTHVQENLDEEEDEEMSGDEGDEIDEDENDNEEEDEEDNDLEEEEEEDDVHHLPHHDTDQDDHELEDDEFEEEILVEEDEEDEDDEDRVILRFEDGINGLNVLDHLEVLRDHRFSDETLHVMPVEVFGSRRQGRTTSIYSLLGRTGDGATPSQHPLLSGSPSLPVSQSQTESTSDLTVGGRDSNGSSSSRLDAIFRSLRNGRQGHRLNLWADDSQQIVGSGASTVPQGLEDLLVSQLRRPGSDNPSDQNPSVLEPQSQAESGQPQEATVRPDENATNNGGANVSAPSIVSPVASAPPDTRATATDSVSSLRSQSVEMQYDPNDSTVRDVEAVSQESGGSGATLGESLRSLDVEIGSADGHDDGAERHDVQPAMRSRRANLSLAPSSTGREASLYSVTEVSENSGHEAEQDNPPEEQPVNRDVASSSIDPAFLDALPEGLRAEVLSAQQAQAPQPSSNEQQNSGDIDPEFLAALPADIRAEVLAQQQAQRLHQSHELEGQPVEMDTVSIIATFPSELREEVLLTSDDAVLANLTPALVAEANMLRERFAHRYHNRALFGMHPRLRRGEASRRGEGGISGIERSEGIASRRSASKVIEAAGAPLVNTEALQAMIRVLRIVQPLYKGPLQRLLLNLCSHGETRFSLVNTFMDMLMLDTRKPVNHSSVSEPPYRLYACQSNVTYSRPQHFDGVPPLVSRRVLETLTYLARNHLYVAKILLQSRLSLPSLEGSVPSDKARGKAVVVSDDHMGRTQQEPGSVAFALLLSLLNQPLYLRSVAHLEQLLNLLEVVIDNAERKSEPGDGSDGSASEQQSTPQVVEAENNSENHDMESGTAGK, from the exons ATGGCGACTGGCAGATCCGCTAGTATGCCGTCACGCTTGCGACAGCTTCTTTCCGGCGAAGGCTCCATCGGCCCCTCTATTAGACTCGACGCCGAGCCT CCTCCGGAGATCAAGTCGTTTATAGAGAAAGTAATACAGAGTCCACTCTCTGATATTGCGTTACCTCTCTCTGGTTTTCGCTGGGAGTACAGTAAG GGGAACTTCCATCACTGGAGACCTCTGTTTCTACATTTTGACAAGTACTTCAAGACTTTTTTGTCAAATAGGAATGACCTTCTCTTGTCTGATAACATTCTGGGAGATGAGGATCCCTTTCCCAAGAACACTCTTCTTCAAATTCTTCGGGTCATGCAGATCATTCTCGAGAACTGTCCCAACAAAAGCTCCTTTGATGGTTTAGAG CACTTTAAGCTCCTGCTCGCGTCCACGGATCCAGATGTTCTCATTGCAGCCTTGGAAACTCTTGCGGCGCTTGTGAAAATCAGCTCGTCTAAGCTCCACAGGAGTGGAAAGTTGGTTGGATGTGGTTCTGTAAACagcttccttctctctcttgcCCAGGGCTGGGGTAGCAAAGAGGAGGGATTGGGTTTGTATTCCTGCGTTGTGGCTAACGAGAGGAACCAGGAAGACGGTCTGACCTTATTTCCTTCCGGCTTGGATAATGATCACAACGAAGCAGCTTCTCGGATTGGTTCTACTGTTTATTTTGAGTTGCGTGGACACAGTGCCGAGAGAATAAGTGATGGTAGTAGCGCTAGTTCTTCTTCAAGGGTGATACAGATTCCTGATTTGCACTTGAGGAACGAGGATGATCTAGTGTTAATGAAGGAGTGTTTAGAGCTTTACAATGTTCCCCCGGAGCTCAGGTTCTCTCTACTCACCCGAGTCAGATATGCTCATGCTTTTCGTTCTTCCAGAACCTGCCGGTTGTATAGCAGGATCTGCCTACTTGCGTTTGTTGTACTTGTTCAGTCAAGTGATGCTCAAGAAGAACTTGCATCCTTTTTTGCAAATGAACCTGAGTATACAAATGAATTGATTAGAATTGTCAGATCTGAAGAACCAATCCCTGGAACCATTAGAACTCTTGCCATGCTTGCATTGGGCGCCCAATTGGCTGTATACTCGGCCTCTCATGATCGAGCCAGGATTCTAAGCAGATCTAGCATCAGTTTCGCTGTAGGCAACAGAATGATTCTGCTTAATGTGCTTCAGAAAGCCGTGCTGTCTTTGAAGATTTCTAGTGATCCATCATCTATTGCTTTTGTTGAGGCGCTACTTCAGTTTTATTTGCTTCACAttgtttcatcatcatcatctggaAGCACTATAAGGGGGTCTGGAATGGTTCCCACATTTCTCCCTCTCTTGGAGTATACTGATCCGACTCACCTGCATCTTGTGTATTTGGCTGTTAAAGCACTACAAAAGCTCATGGATTATAGCAGTTCTGCAGTACCTCTACTCAGGGATCTTGGGGGTGTAGAACTGTTGTCTCAGAGATTAGAGTTGGAGGTTCATCACATTCTTAAGTTGACTGGAGAGAACAACAGTGATATGGTAGTTGGTGAATCTTCAGAAATAAATGGTGATCAGTTACTCTCCCGAAAGAGACTCATCAAGGTTCTTCTGAAATCTCTTGGTTCTTCTACGTATACTCCTGGAAATGCGAATAGGTCTCAAAGTTCTCAGGAGAGTACGTTGCCTGCCACTTTGTCGTTGATATACAGGAATGCAGATAAGTTTGGTGGGGATATCTATTACTCAGCTGTGACAGTTATGAGTGATTTAATCCACAAAGACCCCACATCTCTTACTTCCCTGTTTGAAATGGGCCTCCCTGAAGCATTTCTGTCTTCAGTTGTATCAGGAATACTTCCTTCTTCCAAGGCTATTGCATGCATTCCAAATGGCTTGGGTGCAATATCTCTTAATAGCAAAGGATTGGAGACAGTAAAAGAAACTTCTGCACTGCGCTTCCTTGTTGATGTATTTACTTCCAAGAAGTATGTTCTAGCTATGAATGAGGCCATTGTTCCGTTTACAAATGCCGTGGAAGAGCTTCTGCGCCATGTTTCATCTCTAAGAGCCACCGGTGTTGAAATAATCATTGAAATTGTGGATAGAATTGCATGCTTTGGAGAGAGTGATTCTTCATCGTCTTCTGTAAATCTGACCGAAAGTACTGCAATGGAAATGGATTCAGATGTGAAGAACATAAATGGCGTCAGTCATGAGCAGTTTGTTCAACTCTGCATCTTTCATCTGATAATTCTGCTGCACCGAACAATGGAGAATGCTGAGACTTCTCGTCTCTTTGTTGAGAAGTCTGGCATTGAGGCTTTACTTAAGCTTCTCTTGCGACCTAGCATTGCTCAGTCTTCTGAAGGGCTATCTATTGCCTTGCACAGCACCATTGTTTTTAAGGGTTTTACGCAGCATCACTCTGCTTCTCTTGCTCGGGCCTTTTGCTCTTCTCTTCGTGATCAGGTGAAGAAAGCTTTAGAAGGACTGCAAGATCTCTCGGGGACGTTCTTACTTGATCGAAAACTTTCTCCAAGCTGTGgaattttttcttctcttttcctTGTGGAGTTTCTTCTGTTTCTAGCTGCATCAAAGGATAACCGTTGGGTGACTGCATTGCTTTCGGAGTTTGCAAATGGAAGCAAGGATGTTCTGGAGAATATAGGCCATTTGCACCGTGAAATTCTATGGCATATAGCAGTTTACGAGAGTTCAACGCTGGAAAGTCAAAATACTTCTACCGAGTCAGAGCAAACAGAGCTGTCTGTAAATGGAACGGAAGGACAAAGGTTCAGTTCTTTTAGACAGTTTCTGGATCCATTATTTCAGAGGAGAACGTCAGGATGGAGCGCGGAATCGCAATTCTTTGATTTAATAAATCTTTACCGTGATCTTGGACGTGCATCGTCTGGATTTCAACCACGACCAATCAGCGATGGTCCCTCTAGTTCATCAGACTCTTCTGGTAACAGAGAGCTTGAAAGAGATGGATCCTATTATACATCATGCTGTGACATGGTGAAGTCATTATCCTTCCACATCACTTACATATTCCAAGAGTTAGGGAAGGCGATGCTGCTCCAATCTCGTAGGAGAGAAGATACAGTAAATGTATCTCCGTCATCTAAGTTAGTTGCCTCAAGTTTTGCTTCAatctccctggatcacttgaattTTGAAGGCCATGAGACTGCAGCTGAGGCATCAAGGTCAACTAAATATCTCTACCTTGGCAAGGTTGTTGACTTCATTGATGCTGTCCTTCTTGACAGGCCTGATTCGTGTAATCCTGTTCTGATAAATTGCTTTTATGGCCGGGGGGTGATTCAGACGGTTTTGACAACATTTGATGCTACTAGCCAGCTTTTATTCTCAATTAATAGGAGCTACTCATCTCCGATGGAGACTGATGATGTTAAAGGAAAGCTGGATGAAAAGGAAGACACAGATCATGCGTGGATATATGGTCCGCTGGCTAGCTACGGGAAGCTCATGGACCATTTGGTTACGTCATCGTTTATCTTATCACCATCCACAAAACACTTGCTCGTTCAACCAGTagaaaatgggaatattccatttccACAAGATGCTGAGACATTTGTGAAGATCCTGCAGTCCAACGTGTTGAAAGCTGTGCTTCCGGTTTGGACTCATCCACTATTTACAGAGTGTAGTTATGATTTCGTCACTGCCCTCATTTCCATCATCAAGCATGTGTATTCTGGAGTTGAGCTGAAAAGCTCAGGTGGCAATGGTAGCGCTCGTGTAACAGGTCCACCTCCCAGTGAAACGACCATTTCAACAATTGTGGAGATGGGGTTCTCCAGATCCAGAGCCGAAGAAGCTTTGAGACAGGTTGGTTCTAACAGTGTTGAGTTAGCTATGGAATGGCTGTTTTCCCACCCAGAAGAAATTCAAGAGGATGATGAGCTTGCTCGTGCTCTTGCAATGTCTCTTGGAAATTCTGAATCAGATACAAAGCAGAATGTTTTAGATGAAACTCGAGAACAGATTGAAGCAGAAGTAGTCTCACTGCCACCAGTTGAAGAGCTTATAACAACATGTACAAGGCTTTTGCAGATGAAAGAACCCCTTGCTTTTCCCGTTAGAGACTTGCTTGTATTGATTTGCTCAGAAAACAATGGGGAACACCGATCTGGGGTTATATCTGGCCTTCTTAACCGGATTAAGGATTGTTGTCCTGTCTTCGATGACACAAAGAACAATCTGCTCTCTGCTCTGTTGCATGTTTTGGCTTTGATTCTTCATGAAGATGCAGGTTCACGCGAAGTTGCGCTGAAGGCCGGTATTGTAAGACTTGTGTGCGATGTACTCTCAAAGTGGGATTCTGGTTGTATTGATAAGGAAAAGTTTAATGTTCCAAAGTGGGTGACGACAGGGTTTCTTGCCATTGATAGGCTGCTACAAGTGGACCAGAAATTAAATACTGAGCTTATAGAGGAGTTGCAAAAAGGTGAGACATCTCTGGCCATTGATGAGAGCAAACAAGAAAAGCTACAATCTGTTTTTGGTTCTCCACAGCTTGTTGATGTTGACGATCAGAAGAAGTTGATTGAGATTGCTTGTACATGTATCCGGAATCAGCTTCCTTCTGAAACTATGCATGCTGTTTTACAACTGTGTTCTACATTGACAAGGAAGCATTCTGTTGCTGTCTGCTTTCTTGATTTTGGAGGTGTGCAAGGACTGCTTTCTCTGCCGAGTAATAGTCTTTTTCCAGGGTTTGACTCAGTTGCTGCTAGTATCATCCGTCATGTTCTTGAAGATCCCCAAACGCTTCAGCAAGCCATGGAATCTGAGATAAAACATGCACTTGCAACACTTTCCAACAGGCACTCAAATCCGAGAATCTCTCCACGCAATTTTTTGTTGAATGTGAACTCGGTAATTGCCCGGGATCCAATCACTTTTATCCAGGCAGCTCGTTCTATATGCCAAGTGGAGATGGTTGGTGAAAGACCTTACATCGTATTAgtcaaagaaaaagagaaatcaaAAGACAAAGAGAAGGATAAGGATAAGGACAGAGCTGACAAAGAGAAATCTCAGATTTCTAATGAAGTTGCAACTACCACTCCTCCTGGGAGCACCAAGGCTAAAGTTTACCGGAAACCTCCTCAGTCGttcattgttgttgttgagcTGCTTCTGGATTCTATCTGTAATTTCATCCCTCCTGCGAAAGATGACATGGTTGAAGGTGATTCTACTTTAGCAGACATGGATATTGATCTTGCCTCTACTAAGGGAAAAGGCATAGCGGTTGCTGCTACACCCGAAGAAAAGAAAGCTATTTCACAGGACATGTCAGCTTCATTGGCTAAAATTGTTTTCATTCTGAAGCTTTTGAGTGAGATGCTGTTGATGTATTCTTCCTCAATCCATATAATACTTCGAAGAGATGCTGAAATTAACAGTCTTAGAGGTCCTCAACAGAAGACTGGTCAAGTTGGTGGAAtatttcatcatcttcttcacaaGTTTACTCCATACTCAAGGGTgaagaaggaaaagaaatcTGAGAGTGATTGGCGGCAAAAGCTGGCAAGTAGGGCTAATCAGTTTTTAGTGGGTGCATCTGTTAGATCTGCTGAAGCAAGGAAGAGGATATTTTCTGACATTAGCAGTATCTTCAATGACTTCATAGATACATCCAGTGCGCTTAGACCTCCAGTTAATGAAATACACATTTTAATAGATCTGTTGAGTGATATGCTCTCTGCTCGGTCACTTACTGGTTCACATATGTCTTCCGAAGCTTCGAATACTTTTGTTGATGCTGGATTGGTTAAGTCTCTTACTCGTACTCTTGAAGTGTTGGACTTGGACAGTGTAGAATCTCCCAAAGCTGTAACAGGAATCATAAAAGTTTTGGAGTTGGTGACTAAGGAGCACGCCCATTCTGCTGATTCGAACTCGAAGAATGAAAATGCGAACAAGTCATCTGATCAAATTCAATCAGGAAGAGGAGATACCACTGCTGATGCTTCTGAAGCAGGGGAAACTATGCTGCGGTCTAATCATGATTCCATGACAGCTGATCATGCGGAGAATTTTGGCGGTTCCCACACTTATGTTGGTTCAGAAGATGTGACAGATGACATGGAGCATGATCAAGACTTGGATGAAGGTTTTGCCGCAGGTGGGGATGATTATATGCAAGAAGCAGCTGAGGATGCTAGGGGGTTGGAAAATGGGATTGGGTCGatgggtatagagtttgagatGCATACCCACGTTCAGGAAAATCTtgatgaagaggaagacgaagagATGTCTGGTGATGAGGGTGACGAAATAGATGAGGATGAAAACgataatgaagaagaagacgaggaggaCAATGacttggaagaagaagaagaagaagatgatgtacATCACCTACCTCATCATGACACCGATCAAGATGATCATGAGCTTGAGGATGATGAATTTGAAGAGGAAATACTGGTTGAAGAGGAtgaagaggatgaagatgatgaggatcGGGTAATTCTCAGGTTTGAGGATGGAATCAATGGGCTAAACGTTCTTGATCATTTGGAGGTTCTTAGAGATCATAGATTTTCTGATGAAACACTTCATGTAATGCCTGTTGAAGTTTTTGGCTCGAGACGTCAAGGACGAACAACTTCTATTTACAGCCTTCTTGGCAGAACTGGGGATGGTGCTACTCCTTCACAGCATCCTCTTTTATCTGGATCTCCATCACTTCCAGTGTCCCAAAGTCAAACAG aAAGCACAAGTGATCTTACTGTTGGAGGTAGGGATTCCAACGGTAGTTCTTCGTCACGGCTGGATGCTATATTCCGATCTTTGAGGAATGGCCGGCAGGGGCATCGTTTGAATTTATGGGCTGATGACAGCCAGCAAATTGTTGGATCTGGCGCTTCTACAGTACCACAAGGCCTTGAAGATTTACTGGTATCTCAGTTGAGACGTCCCGGCTCTGATAATCCTTCTGATCAGAATCCATCTGTTTTGGAACCTCAATCACAGGCTGAGAGTGGGCAGCCCCAGGAGGCAACTGTCAGACCTGATGAAAACGCCACTAATAATGGAGGTGCCAATGTGTCTGCCCCCTCTATCGTTTCGCCAGTTGCATCTGCTCCCCCGGATACACGAGCCACTGCTACTGATTCTGTCTCCAGCTTGCGGTCTCAGTCAGTCGAAATGCAATATGATCCAAATGATTCAACTGTTCGGGATGTTGAAGCGGTGAGTCAAGAAAGCGGCGGGAGTGGGGCAACCTTGGGTGAAAGCCTTAGGAGTTTGGATGTTGAGATTGGAAGTGCTGATGGACATGATGATGGTGCAGAAAGGCATGATGTACAGCCAGCGATGCGCTCAAGAAGAGCAAATTTGTCACTTGCGCCATCTTCAACTGGGCGAGAAGCTTCTCTTTACAGTGTAACTGAGGTTTCTGAGAACTCCGGTCACGAGGCTGAGCAGGATAATCCACCAGAGGAGCAACCAGTTAACAGGGATGTTGCTTCTAGTTCTATCGATCCAGCATTTTTAGATGCTCTACCTGAGGGACTGCGAGCTGAAGTCCTTTCGGCTCAGCAAGCACAAGCGCCACAACCTTCTAGCAATGAACAGCAGAATTCTGGAGATATTGATCCGGAGTTTCTTGCTGCGCTTCCTGCTGATATCCGAGCTGAAGTTCTGGCACAGCAACAAGCACAACGGCTTCACCAGTCTCATGAACTTGAAGGTCAGCCTGTTGAGATGGACACCGTTTCAATAATTGCAACTTTTCCTTCGGAGTTGCGAGAAGAG GTGTTGCTGACGTCAGATGATGCCGTTCTTGCAAATTTAACACCTGCACTGGTTGCGGAAGCAAACATGTTACGCGAAAGGTTTGCTCATCGATACCATAACCGTGCACTTTTTGGTATGCATCCAAGACTTCGTAGAGGGGAGGCATCCAGGCGAGGTGAAGGTGGCATATCTGGAATTGAGAGAAGTGAGGGGATTGCTTCTCGCAGATCTGCTTCAAAGGTTATAGAGGCCGCTGGAGCTCCCCTAGTTAACACTGAGGCGCTCCAAGCAATGATTCGTGTTCTTCGTATAGTTCAG CCTCTTTACAAGGGTCCTCTGCAGAGGCTTTTGCTGAATTTATGTTCTCACGGAGAAACAAGGTTTTCCTTGGTGAATACATTCATGGATATGCTGATGCTCGACACAAGGAAGCCTGTTAACCACTCGAGTGTTTCCGAACCACCTTATCGTCTTTATGCTTGTCAAAGCAATGTAACATATTCACGTCCTCAGCACTTTGATG GGGTTCCTCCTCTAGTGTCTCGGCGTGTACTTGAGACTTTGACATATTTGGCACGAAATCATTTGTACGTAGCAAAGATTCTGCTTCAGTCCAGGCTTTCCCTGCCTTCCCTTGAAGGTTCTGTACCCTCTGACAAGGCACGTGGAAAAGCTGTTGTAGTAAGTGATGATCACATGGGCAGAACGCAGCAGGAACCCGGATCTGTAGCCTTTGCGTTGCTTCTAAGCCTCCTGAATCAGCCCCTTTATTTGAGAAGTGTGGCTCATCTTGAACAG CTGCTGAACTTGCTGGAGGTTGTCATTGACAACGCTGAAAGAAAGTCTGAGCCAGGTGACGGATCAGATGGGTCAGCTAGCGAGCAGCAATCAACACCACAAGTAGTAGAAGCTGAAAATAATTCAGAAAACCATGATATGGAATCTGGCACTGCTGGT AAATAA